The DNA sequence CGACATGAAGGTCTCGCCCCCGCGTCGGCGAGTCCTCGGTGCCGAGATAGCCGCGGAAAAGGCTCGCCAGGCTCATGCCCATCTCGTGGCAGGCGCCGGCGTTGCGGATCATGGGTCCCACCACGTCGCCGGTCCGCAGGGCATGCACCGCGCCGATGGTCACTGCCTCCTCGCCGGTGCCGAGCCAGGCCTTGGAGATGATTCCCTGGCGGACCCAGCGCTTCAAGGAGATGTCGTGAAGACGGTTGCGCACCAGCCCCCGGTAGATCGCGAGATGTTGTTGTGGAGCGAGGGCCTCGATGAGGCTCGTGCGGTTCGGGTCGAGCACCAGCCGCGCTCGAAACTCGGCGATCGCATCGTGGTCGGGGCGCCAGTCCTGATACTCTCTGGGATCGAACGCGCTATACCGCTTCATGATCCGGAGAGACTCTCCGTCACTTCGAGAAGGCGCTCGACGTCTTCGCGAGTGTTGAAGAGAGCGATTCCCACGCGTATCTGGGTCCCTTCTTCGCGGAAGCTCACGGCGATCTCTTCGTCTCGAAGCAGCTTCTGGGCTCTCTCCCGATCGGTACCGTGATGGAAGGCCACGATCGCCGAGCCGCTATCCGGCGGTGTTCTGACCCGAAATCCTTGCTCGACGAGTCCGCGTCTGAGCTCTTTCGCGAGCGGCAGCGTGTGGTCCTCGATGGCTTTCAATCCCACTCGCTTCAAATACTCGAGGGCGGCGCCGAGCTGGTACAGCGGGCCGAACGCCAGGGTGGCGTACTCGTACTTGCGCGCGTCGGAGTAGAGCTCGAACTCGTAGTCCGGACGCTCCTCCGCAACCGAGAGCGCTCCGAGGCGATCGGGCGGCACTCGATCGAGGTGCTCCTCGCGAATGTAGAACGGGGCTATCCCGAAGCTGGCAAGGAGCCACTTGTAGGTTCCGCTGGTCATAAAATCGACCCCTTCGGCGTGAAGGTTCGTCGCGAACATGCCGAGCCCCTGGATGCCGTCGACGTAGAGATAGGCGTTGTTCGCGTGGGCCAGATCGGCGAGCTTCCGCAGATCGTGGCGAAACCCGTTCTGGTGAGACACCCAGGACACCGACAAAAGCCGCGTCCGGCGGTCGACCAGCGGCTCGAACTGCTCCGCATCCGCTCGTCCCTCGACCGAGCGCGCCACGCGGAGCTCGATGCCCTTCCGCCGCTCCAGCGTCTTGTATAGGGCGTAACTCGTGGTGTAGTGGAGGTCATCGACGACCACATTGTCTCCCGCCGACAATCCCAGAGTCCCGGCCACGAGGTTCTCCCCTTCGCTCGTCGCGAACAAGAACCCCACTTCCGCAGGACCAGCCCCGAAGAGATCGCCGAACGCTCGCCGAACTTCGTTTGCCTTCTCGAGCATGGCTCCGAGCGAGATCGGCCGTTCGGCCTTTGCCCGAACGAAGTCGATTCCCGCCTCGGCCACCGGTCGCGGGACCGGA is a window from the Vicinamibacteria bacterium genome containing:
- a CDS encoding aminotransferase class V-fold PLP-dependent enzyme encodes the protein MTHPLGIGDDFDAVRHGTYLNTPYIGPVPRPVAEAGIDFVRAKAERPISLGAMLEKANEVRRAFGDLFGAGPAEVGFLFATSEGENLVAGTLGLSAGDNVVVDDLHYTTSYALYKTLERRKGIELRVARSVEGRADAEQFEPLVDRRTRLLSVSWVSHQNGFRHDLRKLADLAHANNAYLYVDGIQGLGMFATNLHAEGVDFMTSGTYKWLLASFGIAPFYIREEHLDRVPPDRLGALSVAEERPDYEFELYSDARKYEYATLAFGPLYQLGAALEYLKRVGLKAIEDHTLPLAKELRRGLVEQGFRVRTPPDSGSAIVAFHHGTDRERAQKLLRDEEIAVSFREEGTQIRVGIALFNTREDVERLLEVTESLSGS